The following proteins are co-located in the Perognathus longimembris pacificus isolate PPM17 chromosome 25, ASM2315922v1, whole genome shotgun sequence genome:
- the Rnf44 gene encoding RING finger protein 44 isoform X1 → MRPWALAVTRWPPSAPAAQRRFSAGPSSTPGQLWGSLGRQGPLASPPAQDESLPSQQPLPRLPHLPVEERRASAPAGGSPRMLHQAAQQSPFMVDLHEQVHQGPVPLSYTVTTVTTQGFPLPAGQHIPGCSAQQLPACSVMFSGQHYPLCCLPPPQLIQACTMQQLPVSYQAYPHLISSDHYILHPPPPAPPPQPAHMAPLGQFVSLQTQHPRMPLQRLDNDMDLRGDQHPLGSFTYPTSAPGPALSPSVPLNYLPHDPLHQELSFGVPYSHMMPRRLSTQRYRLQQPLPPPPPPPPPPPPSYYPSFLPYFLSMLPMSPTAMGPTISLDLDVDDMEMENYEALLNLAERLGDAKPRGLTKADIEQLPSYRFHPDSHQSEQTLCVVCFSDFEVRQLLRVLPCNHEFHAKCVDKWLKANRTCPICRADASEVPREAE, encoded by the exons ATGCGACCATGGGCTCTAGCAGTGACTAGGTGGCCACCCTCTGCCCCTGCGGCCCAGCGACGATTCTCCGCAGGGCCGAGCAGCACTCCAGGCCAGCTTTGGGGAAG CCTCGGCCGCCAGGGCCCCCTGGCCAGCCCGCCTGCCCAGGATGAGAGCTTACCCTCCCAGCAGCCACTGCCCAGACTACCACACCTCCCTGTAGAGGAGCGCCGGGCCTCGGCTCCTGCCGGCGGGAGCCCCCGAATGCTGCACCAAGCTGCCCAGCAGAGCCCATTCATGGTTGATCTCCACGAGCAG GTGCACCAGGGACCTGTCCCTCTGTCCTACACCGTCACCACCGTGACCACCCAAGGCTTCCCCTTGCCTGCAGGCCAACACATCCCTGGCTGCAGCGCTCAGCAGCTCCCAGCATGCTCCGTGATGTTCAGTGGGCAGCATTACCCGCTCTGCTGCCTCCCACCCCCG CAGCTGATCCAGGCATGCACTATGCAACAGCTCCCTGTGTCCTACCAGGCCTACCCCCACCTCATCTCCAGTGACCACTACATTCTGCATCCCCCACCACCCGCCCCACCGCCCCAGCCTGCCCACATGGCGCCTCTTGGGCAGTTTGTATCACTGCAGACCCAACACCCACGGATG CCCCTGCAGCGGCTGGACAATGACATGGACCTACGTGGGGACCAGCACCCCTTGGGCAGCTTTACTTACCCCACGTCCGCCCCCGGTCCAGCCTTGTCCCCTTCAGTACCCCTGAACTACCTGCCCCACGATCCGCTGCACCAGGAGTTGTCCTTTGGGGTG CCCTATTCTCACATGATGCCACGGAGATTGAGCACCCAGAGGTATCGCCTGCAACAGCCACTGcccccaccgccgccgccgccaccacccccTCCACCATCTTACTACCCCAGCTTCCTGCCCTACTTCCT CTCGATGCTGCCCATGTCACCCACAGCTATGGGACCCACCATCAGTCTGGATCTGGACGTGGATGATATGGAGATGGAGAACTATGAG GCCCTCCTGAACCTGGCCGAGCGGCTGGGAGATGCCAAGCCCCGGGGCCTCACCAAAGCCGATATAGAACAGCTCCCATCATACCGCTTCCACCCTGACAGTCACCAATCGGAGCAGACGCT GTGTGTGGTCTGCTTCAGCGACTTCGAGGTGCGGCAGCTGCTCCGAGTCCTCCCCTGCAACCACGAGTTTCACGCCAAGTGTGTGGACAAATGGTTGAAG GCCAACCGGACGTGTCCCATCTGCCGGGCTGATGCCTCTGAGGTGCCCCGGGAGGCTGAGTGA
- the Rnf44 gene encoding RING finger protein 44 isoform X3, which yields MRPWALAVTRWPPSAPAAQRRFSAGPSSTPGQLWGSLGRQGPLASPPAQDESLPSQQPLPRLPHLPVEERRASAPAGGSPRMLHQAAQQSPFMVDLHEQVHQGPVPLSYTVTTVTTQGFPLPAGQHIPGCSAQQLPACSVMFSGQHYPLCCLPPPACTMQQLPVSYQAYPHLISSDHYILHPPPPAPPPQPAHMAPLGQFVSLQTQHPRMPLQRLDNDMDLRGDQHPLGSFTYPTSAPGPALSPSVPLNYLPHDPLHQELSFGVPYSHMMPRRLSTQRYRLQQPLPPPPPPPPPPPPSYYPSFLPYFLSMLPMSPTAMGPTISLDLDVDDMEMENYEALLNLAERLGDAKPRGLTKADIEQLPSYRFHPDSHQSEQTLCVVCFSDFEVRQLLRVLPCNHEFHAKCVDKWLKANRTCPICRADASEVPREAE from the exons ATGCGACCATGGGCTCTAGCAGTGACTAGGTGGCCACCCTCTGCCCCTGCGGCCCAGCGACGATTCTCCGCAGGGCCGAGCAGCACTCCAGGCCAGCTTTGGGGAAG CCTCGGCCGCCAGGGCCCCCTGGCCAGCCCGCCTGCCCAGGATGAGAGCTTACCCTCCCAGCAGCCACTGCCCAGACTACCACACCTCCCTGTAGAGGAGCGCCGGGCCTCGGCTCCTGCCGGCGGGAGCCCCCGAATGCTGCACCAAGCTGCCCAGCAGAGCCCATTCATGGTTGATCTCCACGAGCAG GTGCACCAGGGACCTGTCCCTCTGTCCTACACCGTCACCACCGTGACCACCCAAGGCTTCCCCTTGCCTGCAGGCCAACACATCCCTGGCTGCAGCGCTCAGCAGCTCCCAGCATGCTCCGTGATGTTCAGTGGGCAGCATTACCCGCTCTGCTGCCTCCCACCCCCG GCATGCACTATGCAACAGCTCCCTGTGTCCTACCAGGCCTACCCCCACCTCATCTCCAGTGACCACTACATTCTGCATCCCCCACCACCCGCCCCACCGCCCCAGCCTGCCCACATGGCGCCTCTTGGGCAGTTTGTATCACTGCAGACCCAACACCCACGGATG CCCCTGCAGCGGCTGGACAATGACATGGACCTACGTGGGGACCAGCACCCCTTGGGCAGCTTTACTTACCCCACGTCCGCCCCCGGTCCAGCCTTGTCCCCTTCAGTACCCCTGAACTACCTGCCCCACGATCCGCTGCACCAGGAGTTGTCCTTTGGGGTG CCCTATTCTCACATGATGCCACGGAGATTGAGCACCCAGAGGTATCGCCTGCAACAGCCACTGcccccaccgccgccgccgccaccacccccTCCACCATCTTACTACCCCAGCTTCCTGCCCTACTTCCT CTCGATGCTGCCCATGTCACCCACAGCTATGGGACCCACCATCAGTCTGGATCTGGACGTGGATGATATGGAGATGGAGAACTATGAG GCCCTCCTGAACCTGGCCGAGCGGCTGGGAGATGCCAAGCCCCGGGGCCTCACCAAAGCCGATATAGAACAGCTCCCATCATACCGCTTCCACCCTGACAGTCACCAATCGGAGCAGACGCT GTGTGTGGTCTGCTTCAGCGACTTCGAGGTGCGGCAGCTGCTCCGAGTCCTCCCCTGCAACCACGAGTTTCACGCCAAGTGTGTGGACAAATGGTTGAAG GCCAACCGGACGTGTCCCATCTGCCGGGCTGATGCCTCTGAGGTGCCCCGGGAGGCTGAGTGA
- the Rnf44 gene encoding RING finger protein 44 isoform X2, producing the protein MRPWALAVTRWPPSAPAAQRRFSAGPSSTPGQLWGSLGRQGPLASPPAQDESLPSQQPLPRLPHLPVEERRASAPAGGSPRMLHQAAQQSPFMVDLHEQVHQGPVPLSYTVTTVTTQGFPLPAGQHIPGCSAQQLPACSVMFSGQHYPLCCLPPPLIQACTMQQLPVSYQAYPHLISSDHYILHPPPPAPPPQPAHMAPLGQFVSLQTQHPRMPLQRLDNDMDLRGDQHPLGSFTYPTSAPGPALSPSVPLNYLPHDPLHQELSFGVPYSHMMPRRLSTQRYRLQQPLPPPPPPPPPPPPSYYPSFLPYFLSMLPMSPTAMGPTISLDLDVDDMEMENYEALLNLAERLGDAKPRGLTKADIEQLPSYRFHPDSHQSEQTLCVVCFSDFEVRQLLRVLPCNHEFHAKCVDKWLKANRTCPICRADASEVPREAE; encoded by the exons ATGCGACCATGGGCTCTAGCAGTGACTAGGTGGCCACCCTCTGCCCCTGCGGCCCAGCGACGATTCTCCGCAGGGCCGAGCAGCACTCCAGGCCAGCTTTGGGGAAG CCTCGGCCGCCAGGGCCCCCTGGCCAGCCCGCCTGCCCAGGATGAGAGCTTACCCTCCCAGCAGCCACTGCCCAGACTACCACACCTCCCTGTAGAGGAGCGCCGGGCCTCGGCTCCTGCCGGCGGGAGCCCCCGAATGCTGCACCAAGCTGCCCAGCAGAGCCCATTCATGGTTGATCTCCACGAGCAG GTGCACCAGGGACCTGTCCCTCTGTCCTACACCGTCACCACCGTGACCACCCAAGGCTTCCCCTTGCCTGCAGGCCAACACATCCCTGGCTGCAGCGCTCAGCAGCTCCCAGCATGCTCCGTGATGTTCAGTGGGCAGCATTACCCGCTCTGCTGCCTCCCACCCCCG CTGATCCAGGCATGCACTATGCAACAGCTCCCTGTGTCCTACCAGGCCTACCCCCACCTCATCTCCAGTGACCACTACATTCTGCATCCCCCACCACCCGCCCCACCGCCCCAGCCTGCCCACATGGCGCCTCTTGGGCAGTTTGTATCACTGCAGACCCAACACCCACGGATG CCCCTGCAGCGGCTGGACAATGACATGGACCTACGTGGGGACCAGCACCCCTTGGGCAGCTTTACTTACCCCACGTCCGCCCCCGGTCCAGCCTTGTCCCCTTCAGTACCCCTGAACTACCTGCCCCACGATCCGCTGCACCAGGAGTTGTCCTTTGGGGTG CCCTATTCTCACATGATGCCACGGAGATTGAGCACCCAGAGGTATCGCCTGCAACAGCCACTGcccccaccgccgccgccgccaccacccccTCCACCATCTTACTACCCCAGCTTCCTGCCCTACTTCCT CTCGATGCTGCCCATGTCACCCACAGCTATGGGACCCACCATCAGTCTGGATCTGGACGTGGATGATATGGAGATGGAGAACTATGAG GCCCTCCTGAACCTGGCCGAGCGGCTGGGAGATGCCAAGCCCCGGGGCCTCACCAAAGCCGATATAGAACAGCTCCCATCATACCGCTTCCACCCTGACAGTCACCAATCGGAGCAGACGCT GTGTGTGGTCTGCTTCAGCGACTTCGAGGTGCGGCAGCTGCTCCGAGTCCTCCCCTGCAACCACGAGTTTCACGCCAAGTGTGTGGACAAATGGTTGAAG GCCAACCGGACGTGTCCCATCTGCCGGGCTGATGCCTCTGAGGTGCCCCGGGAGGCTGAGTGA